A genomic region of Klebsiella sp. RIT-PI-d contains the following coding sequences:
- a CDS encoding phosphatase PAP2 family protein → MKIQLSRILLLNTAGFLLFLCWYLPENHGIWLHLDAAIFHFFNRPLADHRAYVWFLAIVNNRAFDACSLLAMGTLMLQFWLRGDPVERRRIIIIGLVMLLSAIIINQLAQALMPVKRASPTLFFNDALRVSNVLHISTKDASKDSFPGDHGMMLLIFCAFMWRYFGQKTFRRALVIFVIFAIPRVMIGAHWMTDIVIGSLSSVLIGLPWVLLTPVSDKMICVMNRYLSGKNKQKNNI, encoded by the coding sequence ATGAAAATACAACTTTCCCGCATCCTGCTGCTAAACACTGCGGGATTTTTACTCTTTCTGTGCTGGTATCTGCCGGAAAATCATGGAATATGGCTGCATCTGGATGCGGCTATTTTTCATTTCTTTAACCGACCTCTGGCGGATCATCGTGCTTACGTCTGGTTTCTGGCCATCGTCAATAATCGCGCCTTTGATGCCTGTTCTCTGCTGGCGATGGGCACGTTAATGCTCCAGTTCTGGTTAAGAGGCGATCCTGTCGAACGTCGTCGAATTATCATTATCGGTCTGGTGATGTTGTTGTCTGCCATTATTATTAACCAGCTCGCCCAGGCGCTGATGCCGGTAAAACGCGCCAGCCCAACGCTATTCTTTAATGATGCTCTGCGGGTTAGCAATGTCCTGCATATTTCGACCAAGGATGCGTCAAAAGACAGTTTCCCCGGCGATCACGGAATGATGCTGCTTATCTTTTGTGCTTTCATGTGGCGTTATTTTGGCCAAAAAACCTTCAGGCGGGCCTTAGTGATATTCGTTATTTTTGCGATTCCACGCGTCATGATCGGCGCGCACTGGATGACGGATATTGTGATTGGGTCATTATCATCAGTGCTCATTGGCCTGCCGTGGGTTCTGTTGACACCGGTAAGTGATAAAATGATTTGCGTTATGAATCGTTATTTATCCGGTAAAAATAAACAAAAAAATAACATTTGA